A portion of the Pseudomonas protegens CHA0 genome contains these proteins:
- the nuoG gene encoding NADH-quinone oxidoreductase subunit NuoG, with protein sequence MATIHVDGKALEVDGADNLLQACLSLGLDIPYFCWHPALGSVGACRQCAVKQYTDENDTRGRIVMSCMTPATDNTWISIDDEESKAFRASVVEWLMTNHPHDCPVCEEGGHCHLQDMTVMTGHNERRYRFTKRTHQNQDLGPFISHEMNRCIACYRCVRFYKDYAGGTDLGVYGAHDNVYFGRVEDGTLESEFSGNLTEVCPTGVFTDKTHSERYNRKWDMQFSPSICHGCSSGCNISPGERYGELRRIENRYNGSVNQYFLCDRGRFGYGYVNRKDRPRQPRLADGTKLTLDQALDQAADLLRGRNIVGIGSPRASLESNYALQELVGAEHFYSGIEASELERIRLVLQVLNDSPLPVPNMRDIEDHDAVFVLGEDLTQTAARMALALRQSVKGKAEEMADAMRVQPWLDAAVKNIGQHALNPLFIASLAETKLDDVAEECVHAAPDDLARIGFAVAHAIDASAPAVEGLDSEALELAKRIADALLAAKRPLIISGTSLGSKALIEAAANIAKALKLREKAGSISLIVPEANSLGLAMLGGESVDAALQAVIDGKADAIVVLENDLYTRTDAAKVDAALNAAKVVIVADHQQTATLERAHLVLSAASFAEGDGTLISQEGRAQRFFQVFDPTYLDASIMVHEGWRWLHALRSTLLNKPVDWTQLDHVTAACAASTAQLASIVDAAPSAAFRIKGLKLAREPLRYSGRTAMRANQSVHEPRTPQDPDTAFAYSMEGYSGSVEPRSQVPFAWSPGWNSPQAWNKFQDEVGGHLRAGDPGTRLIETQGDRLNWFASVPRAFSPAPGTWQAVPFYHLFGSEENSSKAAPVQERIPAPYVALAKSEADRLGVNDGALLAVNVAGQTLRLPLRINEELGAGLVGLPAGLAGIPPAIAGISVDGLQEAAQ encoded by the coding sequence ATGGCCACTATCCACGTAGACGGCAAAGCGCTCGAAGTCGATGGGGCGGACAACCTGTTACAGGCTTGTCTGTCACTAGGCCTCGACATCCCTTATTTCTGCTGGCACCCCGCTCTCGGTAGCGTCGGTGCCTGTCGCCAGTGCGCGGTCAAGCAGTACACCGACGAGAACGACACCCGTGGTCGTATCGTCATGTCCTGCATGACCCCGGCCACCGACAACACCTGGATCTCCATCGACGATGAAGAATCCAAGGCGTTCCGTGCCAGTGTCGTCGAGTGGCTGATGACCAACCATCCCCACGACTGCCCGGTCTGTGAGGAAGGCGGTCACTGCCACCTGCAGGACATGACGGTGATGACCGGCCACAACGAGCGCCGTTATCGCTTCACCAAGCGTACCCACCAGAACCAGGACCTCGGCCCGTTCATTTCCCACGAGATGAACCGCTGCATCGCCTGCTATCGCTGCGTGCGCTTCTACAAGGACTACGCCGGCGGCACCGACCTGGGCGTCTACGGCGCCCACGACAACGTGTACTTCGGTCGCGTTGAAGACGGCACCCTGGAAAGCGAGTTCTCCGGCAACCTCACCGAGGTCTGCCCGACCGGTGTGTTCACCGACAAGACTCACTCCGAGCGCTACAACCGCAAGTGGGACATGCAGTTCTCGCCGAGCATCTGCCATGGCTGCTCCAGCGGTTGCAACATCTCCCCGGGCGAGCGCTACGGCGAGCTGCGCCGCATCGAGAACCGCTACAACGGTTCGGTGAACCAGTACTTCCTCTGCGACCGTGGCCGCTTCGGCTATGGCTACGTCAACCGCAAGGACCGTCCACGCCAGCCACGCCTGGCCGATGGCACCAAGCTGACCCTGGACCAGGCACTGGATCAGGCCGCAGACCTGCTGCGCGGCCGTAACATCGTCGGTATCGGTTCGCCCCGCGCCAGCCTGGAAAGCAACTACGCGTTGCAGGAACTGGTCGGTGCCGAGCACTTCTACTCCGGTATCGAAGCCTCCGAGCTGGAGCGCATCCGCCTGGTTCTGCAGGTCCTGAACGACAGCCCGCTGCCGGTTCCGAACATGCGCGACATCGAAGACCACGACGCCGTCTTCGTCCTCGGTGAAGACCTGACCCAGACCGCCGCACGCATGGCCCTGGCCCTGCGCCAGTCGGTCAAGGGCAAGGCCGAGGAAATGGCCGATGCCATGCGCGTCCAGCCTTGGCTCGACGCGGCAGTGAAGAACATCGGCCAGCACGCGCTGAACCCGCTGTTCATTGCCAGCCTCGCCGAAACCAAGCTCGACGACGTGGCCGAGGAGTGTGTACACGCCGCTCCAGACGACCTGGCGCGCATCGGTTTCGCCGTGGCCCACGCCATCGACGCCAGTGCCCCTGCCGTGGAAGGCCTGGACAGTGAAGCCCTGGAACTGGCCAAACGCATTGCCGATGCCCTGCTGGCAGCCAAGCGCCCGCTGATCATTTCCGGTACCTCCCTGGGCTCCAAGGCACTGATCGAAGCGGCGGCGAACATCGCCAAAGCCTTGAAGCTGCGCGAGAAAGCCGGCTCCATCAGTCTGATCGTGCCAGAGGCCAACAGCCTCGGTCTGGCCATGCTTGGTGGCGAATCCGTGGACGCGGCCCTGCAGGCGGTGATCGACGGTAAGGCCGACGCCATCGTGGTGCTGGAAAACGACCTGTACACCCGCACCGATGCAGCCAAGGTGGATGCCGCACTGAACGCAGCCAAGGTGGTGATCGTTGCCGATCATCAACAGACCGCTACCCTTGAGCGCGCGCACCTGGTGCTGTCGGCGGCCAGCTTCGCCGAAGGCGACGGCACCCTGATCAGCCAGGAAGGTCGCGCCCAGCGCTTCTTCCAGGTCTTCGATCCGACCTACCTGGACGCCAGCATCATGGTCCACGAAGGCTGGCGCTGGCTGCACGCCCTGCGCAGCACCCTGCTGAACAAGCCGGTGGACTGGACCCAACTGGACCACGTGACCGCAGCCTGCGCCGCGAGCACGGCGCAACTGGCCAGCATCGTCGATGCCGCACCTTCCGCGGCGTTCCGCATCAAGGGCCTGAAACTGGCGCGCGAACCGCTGCGCTACAGTGGCCGTACCGCCATGCGCGCCAACCAGAGCGTGCACGAGCCACGTACCCCGCAAGATCCGGATACCGCCTTCGCCTACTCCATGGAAGGTTACTCGGGCTCCGTCGAACCGCGCTCGCAAGTGCCGTTCGCCTGGTCTCCGGGCTGGAACTCGCCACAGGCCTGGAACAAGTTCCAGGACGAAGTCGGTGGCCACCTGCGCGCCGGTGACCCGGGCACTCGCCTGATCGAAACCCAGGGCGACCGCCTCAACTGGTTCGCCAGCGTGCCGCGAGCCTTCTCCCCGGCCCCGGGCACCTGGCAGGCCGTGCCGTTCTACCACCTGTTCGGCAGCGAGGAAAACTCTTCGAAAGCCGCTCCGGTGCAGGAGCGCATCCCGGCTCCGTACGTTGCTCTGGCCAAATCCGAAGCGGATCGCCTGGGTGTCAACGACGGTGCCCTGCTCGCGGTGAACGTGGCTGGCCAGACCCTGCGTCTGCCGCTGCGCATCAACGAAGAGCTGGGTGCTGGCCTGGTGGGCCTGCCTGCCGGCCTGGCGGGTATTCCTCCGGCAATCGCAGGCATTTCCGTTGATGGTCTGCAGGAGGCGGCACAATGA
- the nuoH gene encoding NADH-quinone oxidoreductase subunit NuoH, whose product MSWFTPEVIDVILTVVKAIVILLAVVIAGALLSFVERRLLGWWQDRYGPNRVGPFGMFQIAADMLKMFFKEDWTPPFADKVIFTLAPVVAMSALLIAFAIIPITPTWGVADLNIGLLFFFAMAGLSVYAVLFAGWSSNNKFALLGSLRASAQTVSYEVFMGLALMGIVVQVGSFNMRDIVEYQAQNLWFIIPQFFGFCTFFIAGVAVTHRHPFDQPEAEQELADGYHIEYAGMKWGMFFVGEYIGIILISALLVTLFFGGWHGPFGILPQLSFVWFALKTAFFIMLFILLRASIPRPRYDQVMDFSWKFCLPLTLINLLITAAVVLWNTPAVAVQ is encoded by the coding sequence ATGAGTTGGTTTACCCCTGAAGTGATCGACGTGATCCTGACGGTCGTCAAGGCCATCGTGATCCTGCTGGCCGTAGTGATCGCCGGTGCGCTGCTGAGCTTTGTCGAACGTCGCCTGCTGGGCTGGTGGCAGGACCGTTACGGTCCGAACCGTGTTGGCCCGTTCGGCATGTTCCAGATCGCAGCCGACATGCTGAAGATGTTCTTCAAGGAAGACTGGACTCCGCCGTTTGCCGACAAGGTGATCTTCACCCTGGCACCGGTGGTGGCCATGTCCGCCCTGCTGATCGCCTTCGCGATCATCCCGATCACCCCGACCTGGGGCGTGGCGGATCTGAACATCGGCCTGCTGTTCTTCTTCGCCATGGCCGGTCTGTCGGTCTACGCCGTGCTGTTCGCCGGCTGGTCGAGCAACAACAAGTTCGCCCTGCTCGGCAGCTTGCGTGCCTCGGCGCAGACCGTGTCCTACGAAGTGTTCATGGGCCTGGCCCTGATGGGCATCGTGGTACAGGTCGGCTCGTTCAACATGCGCGACATCGTCGAGTACCAGGCGCAGAACCTGTGGTTCATCATTCCGCAGTTCTTCGGCTTCTGTACCTTCTTCATCGCTGGCGTGGCCGTGACTCACCGTCACCCCTTCGACCAGCCGGAAGCGGAGCAGGAACTGGCCGACGGCTACCACATTGAATACGCCGGTATGAAATGGGGCATGTTCTTCGTCGGTGAATACATCGGCATCATCCTGATCTCGGCGCTGCTGGTCACCCTGTTCTTCGGTGGCTGGCACGGTCCGTTCGGCATCCTGCCGCAACTGTCCTTCGTCTGGTTCGCACTGAAGACCGCGTTCTTCATCATGCTGTTCATCCTGCTGCGCGCTTCCATCCCGCGTCCGCGTTATGACCAGGTGATGGACTTCAGCTGGAAATTCTGCCTGCCACTGACCCTGATCAATTTGCTGATAACCGCTGCGGTTGTGTTGTGGAACACACCTGCGGTTGCGGTTCAGTGA
- the nuoI gene encoding NADH-quinone oxidoreductase subunit NuoI, giving the protein MFKYIGDIVKGTGTQLRSLVMVFGHGFRKRDTLQYPEEPVYLPPRYRGRIVLTRDPDGEERCVACNLCAVACPVGCISLQKAETEDGRWYPDFFRINFSRCIFCGLCEEACPTTAIQLTPDFEMAEFKRQDLVYEKEDLLISGPGKNPDYNFYRVAGMAIAGKPKGSAQNEAEPINVKSLLP; this is encoded by the coding sequence ATGTTCAAATATATTGGCGACATCGTTAAGGGTACTGGTACCCAGTTGCGCAGCCTGGTCATGGTCTTCGGCCATGGCTTTCGCAAGCGCGACACCTTGCAATACCCGGAAGAGCCGGTCTACCTGCCTCCACGCTACCGTGGCCGCATCGTCCTGACCCGCGACCCCGACGGCGAAGAGCGTTGCGTAGCCTGCAACCTGTGCGCCGTGGCCTGCCCCGTGGGTTGCATCTCGCTGCAGAAAGCTGAAACCGAAGACGGTCGCTGGTACCCGGACTTCTTCCGCATCAACTTCTCGCGCTGCATTTTCTGTGGCCTCTGCGAGGAAGCCTGCCCGACCACCGCGATCCAGCTGACACCGGATTTCGAGATGGCCGAGTTCAAACGTCAGGACCTGGTTTACGAGAAAGAAGATCTGCTGATCTCCGGTCCCGGAAAGAACCCTGATTACAACTTCTATCGTGTTGCAGGTATGGCCATTGCCGGTAAGCCAAAAGGCTCCGCGCAGAATGAAGCCGAGCCGATCAACGTGAAGAGCTTGCTGCCTTAA
- the nuoJ gene encoding NADH-quinone oxidoreductase subunit J has protein sequence MEFAFYFASGVAVVSTLRVVTNTNPVHALLYLIISLIAVAMTFFSLGAPFAGALEVIAYAGAIMVLFVFVVMMLNLGPAAAQQERIWLTPGIWIGPVILAALLLAELLYVLFSHQSGAGIGQTTVSAKAVGISLFGPYLLVVELASMLLLAAAVTAFHLGRNEAKE, from the coding sequence ATGGAATTCGCTTTCTATTTCGCGTCAGGTGTTGCGGTTGTCTCCACACTCCGTGTGGTCACCAATACCAACCCTGTGCACGCCCTGCTCTACCTGATCATTTCGCTGATCGCCGTGGCCATGACCTTCTTCAGCCTTGGCGCGCCGTTCGCCGGTGCCCTGGAAGTGATCGCCTACGCCGGTGCCATCATGGTGCTGTTCGTGTTCGTGGTGATGATGCTGAACCTCGGCCCGGCCGCGGCTCAGCAAGAGCGCATCTGGCTCACGCCCGGCATCTGGATCGGCCCGGTCATCCTGGCCGCGCTGCTGCTGGCTGAACTGCTGTACGTACTGTTCAGCCATCAGAGCGGTGCCGGTATCGGTCAAACCACCGTCAGCGCCAAGGCCGTGGGCATCAGCCTGTTCGGCCCTTACCTGCTGGTGGTCGAACTCGCCTCGATGCTGCTGCTTGCCGCGGCCGTCACGGCGTTCCACTTGGGCCGCAACGAGGCGAAGGAGTAA
- the nuoK gene encoding NADH-quinone oxidoreductase subunit NuoK — protein MPTISLGTIPMEHGLAVAGILFCLGLVGLMVRRNILFVLMSLEVMMNASALAFIVAGARWAQPDGQVMFILVISLAAAEASIGLAILLQLYRRFHTLDIDAASEMRG, from the coding sequence ATGCCTACTATCTCTCTCGGTACTATCCCGATGGAACATGGCCTGGCGGTTGCCGGCATCCTGTTCTGCCTCGGTCTGGTCGGCCTGATGGTCCGCCGTAACATCCTCTTCGTGTTGATGAGCCTGGAAGTGATGATGAACGCCTCTGCACTGGCCTTCATCGTTGCGGGCGCCCGCTGGGCGCAGCCGGATGGACAAGTGATGTTCATCCTGGTGATCAGCCTGGCAGCCGCCGAGGCCAGTATCGGCCTGGCGATCCTGCTGCAGCTGTACCGCCGCTTCCACACTCTCGATATCGATGCAGCCAGCGAGATGCGCGGATGA
- the nuoL gene encoding NADH-quinone oxidoreductase subunit L → MNLLFLTFVFPLIGFLLLSFSRGRLSENLSALIGVGSIGLSAIVAAYVIWQFNVAPPEGGHYTQVLWQWMSVDGFAPNFALYLDGLSVTMLGVVVGVGFLIHLFASWYMRGEAGYSRFFAYTNLFIASMLFLVLGDNLLFLYFGWEGVGLCSYLLIGFYYSNRNNGNAALKAFIVTRIGDVFMAIGLFILFQQVGTLNVQELLVLAPQKFQAGDFWITLATLMLLGGAVGKSAQLPLQTWLADAMAGPTPVSALIHAATMVTAGVYLIARTHGLFTLAPEILHLVGLVGGVTLVLAGFAALVQTDIKRILAYSTMSQIGYMFLALGVGAWDGAIFHLMTHAFFKALLFLASGAVIVACHHEQNIFKMGGLWKKLPLAYASFIVGGAALAALPLVTAGFYSKDEILWEAFASGNHGLLYAGLVGAFMTSLYTFRLIFITFHGEAKTEAHAGHGISHWLPLVVLIVLSTAIGAMITPPLHGVLPQSVGHAGGEAKHSLEIASGAIALAGILLAALLFLGKRRVVTAIANSGIGRLLSAWWFAAWGFDWIYDKLFVKPYLAISHVLRKDPLDQTIGLIPRMAKGGHTSLSRTETGQLRWYAASMAAGAVLVIGAIVLVAV, encoded by the coding sequence ATGAACCTTCTCTTTCTGACTTTCGTATTCCCCCTGATCGGTTTCCTGCTGCTGTCGTTCTCCCGTGGACGCCTCTCGGAAAACCTCTCGGCCCTGATCGGTGTCGGCTCCATTGGCCTGTCGGCCATCGTTGCTGCCTACGTGATCTGGCAATTCAACGTCGCACCGCCCGAGGGTGGCCACTACACCCAGGTGCTGTGGCAATGGATGTCGGTGGACGGTTTCGCGCCGAACTTCGCCCTGTACCTGGATGGTCTGTCCGTGACCATGCTGGGCGTGGTGGTGGGCGTGGGCTTTTTGATCCACTTGTTCGCGTCCTGGTACATGCGTGGTGAAGCCGGCTACTCGCGCTTCTTCGCCTACACCAACCTGTTTATCGCCAGCATGCTGTTCCTGGTACTGGGCGATAACCTGCTGTTCCTGTACTTCGGCTGGGAAGGCGTGGGCCTGTGCTCCTACCTGTTGATCGGTTTCTACTACAGCAACCGCAACAACGGTAACGCCGCACTCAAGGCCTTCATCGTTACCCGTATCGGCGACGTGTTCATGGCCATCGGCCTGTTCATCCTGTTCCAACAGGTGGGCACGCTGAACGTCCAGGAACTGCTGGTGCTGGCTCCGCAGAAATTCCAGGCCGGTGACTTCTGGATTACCCTGGCAACCCTGATGCTGCTGGGTGGCGCCGTGGGTAAATCTGCCCAGTTGCCACTGCAGACCTGGCTGGCGGACGCGATGGCCGGCCCGACCCCGGTTTCGGCACTGATCCACGCCGCAACCATGGTCACCGCCGGTGTCTACCTGATCGCCCGTACCCACGGCCTGTTCACCCTGGCGCCGGAAATCCTGCACCTGGTGGGCCTGGTCGGCGGCGTGACCCTGGTACTGGCCGGTTTCGCCGCGCTGGTGCAGACCGACATCAAGCGGATCCTCGCCTACTCCACCATGAGCCAGATCGGCTACATGTTCCTGGCCCTGGGCGTTGGCGCCTGGGACGGCGCGATCTTCCACCTGATGACCCACGCCTTCTTCAAGGCCCTGCTGTTCCTTGCTTCCGGTGCGGTGATCGTTGCCTGCCACCACGAGCAGAACATCTTCAAGATGGGCGGCCTGTGGAAGAAACTGCCTCTGGCCTACGCCAGCTTCATCGTCGGCGGCGCGGCCCTGGCGGCCCTGCCTCTGGTGACCGCAGGCTTCTACTCCAAGGACGAGATCCTCTGGGAAGCCTTCGCCAGCGGCAACCATGGCCTGCTGTACGCTGGCCTGGTGGGTGCGTTCATGACCTCGCTGTACACCTTCCGCCTGATCTTCATCACCTTCCACGGTGAAGCCAAGACCGAAGCCCACGCCGGCCACGGGATCTCCCACTGGCTGCCGCTGGTGGTGCTGATCGTGCTGTCCACTGCGATCGGCGCGATGATCACCCCGCCCCTGCATGGCGTGCTGCCGCAAAGCGTCGGCCATGCCGGTGGCGAAGCCAAGCACAGCCTGGAAATCGCCTCGGGTGCCATCGCCCTGGCCGGTATCCTGCTGGCCGCCCTGTTGTTCCTTGGCAAGCGTCGCGTTGTGACCGCCATCGCCAACAGCGGCATCGGGCGTCTGCTCTCGGCCTGGTGGTTCGCCGCCTGGGGCTTCGACTGGATCTACGACAAACTGTTCGTCAAGCCATACCTGGCCATCAGCCACGTACTGCGCAAGGACCCGCTCGATCAGACCATCGGTTTGATCCCGCGTATGGCCAAAGGGGGTCACACCTCCCTGAGCCGTACCGAGACCGGTCAACTGCGTTGGTACGCCGCCTCGATGGCAGCCGGTGCCGTGCTGGTCATCGGCGCCATTGTGCTGGTAGCGGTCTGA
- the nuoM gene encoding NADH-quinone oxidoreductase subunit M, producing the protein MILPWLILIPFIGGLLCWLGERFGATLPRWIALLTMTLELALGLWLWAHGNYSFAPAPGADPTWAIEFKHVWIERFGINVHLALDGLSLLMILLTGLLGILSVLCSWKEIQRHVGFFHLNLMWILGGVVGVFLALDLFMFFFFWEMMLVPMYFLIALWGHSSADGKKTRIYAATKFFIFTQASGLIMLVAILGLVLVNFNNTGVITFDYAQLLKTKMSTATEYILMLGFFIAFAVKLPVVPFHSWLPDAHAQAPTAGSVDLAGILLKTAAYGLLRFALPLFPNASAEFAPIAMTLGLVGIFYGAFLAFAQTDIKRLIAFSSVSHMGFVLIGIYSGSQQALQGAVIQMLAHGVSAAALFILSGQLYERTHTRDMREMGGLWSRIAYLPAISLFFAAASLGLPGTGNFVGEFLILIGTFVSAPWITAIATSGLVFGSVYSLIMIHRAYFGPSKSDAVLHGMDARELIMVLGLAVLLIYIGVYPQPFLDTSAATMHGVQQWLSTAFTQLASAR; encoded by the coding sequence ATGATTCTGCCTTGGCTAATCCTGATCCCCTTCATCGGCGGCCTGCTGTGCTGGCTGGGTGAGCGCTTCGGCGCCACCCTCCCCCGCTGGATTGCGCTGTTGACCATGACCCTGGAACTCGCTCTCGGCCTCTGGCTGTGGGCCCACGGTAACTATTCATTTGCTCCGGCGCCTGGCGCCGATCCAACTTGGGCCATCGAGTTCAAGCATGTCTGGATCGAGCGCTTCGGCATCAACGTGCACCTGGCGCTGGACGGCCTGTCGCTGTTGATGATCCTGCTGACCGGCCTGCTGGGTATCCTCTCGGTACTCTGCTCCTGGAAAGAGATTCAGCGTCACGTGGGCTTCTTCCACCTGAACCTGATGTGGATCCTGGGCGGTGTGGTCGGCGTGTTCCTGGCGCTGGACCTGTTCATGTTCTTCTTCTTCTGGGAAATGATGCTGGTGCCGATGTACTTCCTCATCGCGCTCTGGGGTCACAGCTCGGCAGACGGCAAGAAAACCCGGATCTACGCAGCGACCAAGTTCTTCATCTTCACTCAGGCTTCCGGCCTGATCATGCTGGTGGCGATCCTGGGCCTGGTGCTGGTGAACTTCAACAACACCGGGGTGATCACCTTCGATTACGCCCAGTTGCTGAAGACCAAGATGTCCACCGCCACCGAGTACATCCTGATGCTCGGCTTCTTCATCGCCTTCGCGGTGAAGCTGCCCGTGGTGCCATTCCACTCCTGGCTGCCTGACGCTCACGCCCAGGCACCGACTGCCGGTTCCGTGGACCTGGCGGGCATCCTGTTGAAGACGGCGGCCTACGGCCTGCTGCGTTTCGCCCTGCCACTGTTCCCCAACGCATCGGCAGAGTTCGCACCGATCGCCATGACCCTGGGTCTGGTCGGGATCTTCTACGGCGCCTTCCTGGCCTTCGCCCAGACCGACATCAAGCGCCTGATCGCCTTCTCCAGCGTTTCCCACATGGGCTTCGTGCTGATCGGTATCTACTCCGGCAGCCAGCAGGCTCTGCAGGGCGCGGTGATCCAGATGCTGGCCCACGGTGTTTCGGCAGCCGCGCTGTTTATCCTCAGCGGCCAGTTGTACGAACGCACCCATACCCGCGACATGCGTGAAATGGGCGGCCTGTGGTCGCGTATCGCCTACCTGCCGGCCATCAGTCTGTTCTTCGCAGCCGCCTCCCTGGGCCTGCCGGGCACCGGCAACTTCGTCGGCGAGTTCCTGATCCTGATCGGCACCTTCGTCAGCGCTCCATGGATCACCGCGATCGCGACTTCGGGCCTGGTGTTCGGCTCGGTCTACTCGCTGATCATGATCCACCGTGCCTACTTCGGCCCGTCCAAGTCGGACGCGGTGCTGCACGGCATGGATGCTCGCGAACTGATCATGGTGCTGGGGCTGGCGGTACTGCTGATCTACATCGGCGTGTACCCGCAACCGTTCCTCGATACCTCTGCCGCCACCATGCATGGCGTGCAGCAATGGCTCAGCACCGCCTTCACTCAACTCGCTTCGGCCCGGTAA
- the nuoN gene encoding NADH-quinone oxidoreductase subunit NuoN, producing MDFTIQHFIALAPLLITSATLVVVMLAIAWRRNHAQTFLLSVAGLNLALLSIFPVLKVAPLAVTPLLQIDQFACLYMALILVATLACVTLAHAYLGDGSSGYPGNREELYLLILLAAAGGLVLVSAQNLAGLFIGLELLSVPVYGLVAYAFFNKRSLEAGIKYMVLSAAGSGFLLFGMALLYAEAGSLSFSGIGQALAATGLPSPLAQLGLGMMLIGLAFKLSLVPFHLWTPDVYEGAPAPVAAFLATASKVAVFAVLVRLFQLSPVASSGVLSNVLTVIAIASILVGNLLALTQSNLKRLLGYSSIAHFGYLLIALVASKGLAMEAIGVYLVTYVITSLGAFGVITLMSSPYKGRDADALYEYRGLFWRRPYLTAVLTVMMLSLAGIPLTAGFIGKFYIIATGVEAHQWWLVGSLVMGSAIGVFYYLRVMVTLYLIEPNLRRVDAQLHWEQKAGGVMLLAIAVLAFFLGVYPQPLLTLVQHSGLAG from the coding sequence ATGGACTTTACGATTCAACACTTTATAGCCCTGGCGCCGCTGCTGATCACCAGCGCCACCCTTGTGGTGGTGATGCTGGCGATCGCCTGGCGGCGCAACCACGCCCAGACCTTCCTGCTATCGGTGGCCGGTCTGAACCTGGCATTGCTGTCGATCTTCCCGGTGCTGAAAGTGGCACCGCTGGCGGTCACCCCGCTGTTGCAGATCGACCAGTTCGCCTGCCTGTACATGGCCCTGATCCTGGTGGCCACCCTGGCCTGCGTCACCCTGGCCCACGCCTACCTGGGCGATGGCAGTAGCGGTTACCCGGGCAACCGTGAAGAGCTGTACCTGCTGATCCTGCTGGCCGCCGCTGGTGGCCTGGTACTGGTCAGCGCGCAGAACCTGGCCGGCCTGTTCATTGGCCTGGAGCTGCTCTCGGTACCGGTCTACGGCCTGGTGGCCTATGCCTTCTTCAACAAGCGCTCCCTGGAAGCCGGCATCAAGTACATGGTGCTTTCGGCCGCCGGTTCGGGCTTCCTGTTGTTCGGCATGGCCTTGCTCTACGCAGAAGCCGGCAGCCTGAGCTTCAGCGGTATCGGCCAGGCCCTGGCCGCCACCGGCCTGCCAAGCCCGCTGGCGCAACTGGGCCTGGGCATGATGCTGATCGGCCTGGCCTTCAAGCTGTCGCTGGTGCCTTTCCACCTGTGGACTCCTGACGTCTACGAAGGCGCCCCGGCCCCGGTCGCCGCCTTCCTGGCCACCGCCAGCAAGGTGGCGGTGTTCGCGGTACTGGTGCGTCTGTTCCAGCTGTCGCCAGTGGCCAGCAGCGGTGTTCTGAGCAACGTGCTGACCGTGATCGCCATTGCCTCGATCCTGGTGGGCAACCTGTTGGCGCTGACCCAGAGCAACCTCAAGCGTCTGCTGGGTTACTCCTCCATCGCCCACTTCGGTTACCTGCTGATCGCCCTGGTGGCGAGCAAGGGCCTGGCCATGGAAGCCATCGGCGTGTACCTGGTCACCTACGTGATCACCAGCCTGGGCGCCTTCGGCGTGATCACCCTGATGTCCTCGCCGTACAAGGGCCGTGACGCCGACGCCCTGTACGAGTACCGCGGCCTGTTCTGGCGCCGTCCGTACCTGACGGCCGTCCTCACCGTGATGATGCTGTCCCTGGCCGGTATCCCGCTGACCGCAGGCTTCATCGGCAAGTTCTACATCATCGCTACCGGTGTCGAAGCGCACCAATGGTGGCTGGTCGGTTCCCTGGTAATGGGCAGCGCCATCGGCGTCTTCTACTACCTGCGAGTGATGGTCACCCTGTACCTGATCGAGCCGAACCTGCGTCGCGTCGATGCCCAACTGCACTGGGAACAGAAAGCCGGTGGCGTCATGCTGCTGGCCATCGCGGTCCTGGCGTTCTTCCTCGGCGTATACCCACAGCCGCTGCTGACCCTGGTCCAGCACTCCGGCCTGGCGGGTTGA
- a CDS encoding helix-turn-helix domain-containing protein: MTKRDIFSELVEGIDALTQERQGKITLRSHKVKLEKLPPITAAEVMNIRQQLNLSRSVFAMYLRTNTRTLENWEQGRAIPNAQATTLIRLVERYPDTVERLASLA, from the coding sequence ATGACCAAACGTGACATCTTTTCCGAACTGGTAGAAGGCATCGACGCCCTCACCCAGGAACGCCAGGGCAAGATCACCCTGCGCAGCCATAAAGTGAAGCTCGAAAAGCTGCCGCCCATCACCGCCGCCGAGGTGATGAACATCCGCCAGCAACTCAACCTCTCGCGCTCGGTATTCGCCATGTACCTGCGCACCAACACCCGCACCCTGGAGAACTGGGAACAGGGCCGCGCCATACCCAACGCCCAGGCCACGACCTTGATACGCCTGGTGGAACGCTACCCCGATACAGTGGAGCGCCTCGCCTCGCTGGCCTGA